The Chloroflexota bacterium DNA segment CATCAGGTTTGACAATCACCAATGTTCGTTCCATACGGTCTCCTGATCTATCTCCATGGGACATAATTTGAGGAGGGTGCGGGTGCGAAATGCCCCAGCCCGTTTCCTTCCGTGGTGATACTCAATCTACTCGCGCCTGTAACCACCGATAGAGATCGAGTGCCCGCTGCAGTTGCCCAGCCCGTGCATAAACATCGGCCAGCAGCTCTTTCACTTCCAGATCCTCGGGATGTGCCTCGGATAGCGCCTCTAGATCGGCAATGACTGCATCCATTTGGCCTGAGGTAGGATAAGCCACGCTCCTATATTCGGCCAGGGCGTCGGATAACCGACCTTCATCACGGTAGAAGCGAGCCAAGGCCAATCTAGTCTCGTTGTCCTTGGGATTCTCCTGGAGTTTCAACAGGTAGATATCTGCCAGTGAGGGTGGGGCTTCCTCTTCAATAGGCTCAGTGATCATTGGTGTAACGGCCTCCATTTTATCCTTGGGCTCTTCAACAACTGGCTCAGCGGCAGTGACTTCGGTCAAGGGGAGTTCTGGGCCTGGGGTCGGGGGTGCCGCCGCTTCGGCCTGGATCCCAAGAGGTGGAGATGGTTGGGGCACTGGTTCTTTCCACTCCAGCCGCGGGATCTCAATCTCGGTAAGGGGAAGCGGTGATTGTTTGCCAAACAGGGCATTTGCCATGCGGTTCTCCGGATCCAGGGGGTGGGCCCGTGCCAACACCGCCTGCGCGGCCGTGAATTCGCCCTTGCTGTGTAGGATCTCGCCTAAAATAAGCAATGCTTTCAGGCAAAGAGGGTGCTTCTCCAAAATGTCCCGGCATAAATCCGCTGCCCGTTCCCGTGCGTTGTCACGCCATAATGCTTCAGCCAACATCACTTGTAGATCCAAGCGGTCGGGCTCTTGTTCAACGAGATCCTGGAGTTCCCTCAGTGCGGATTGGTATTGCTCGCTCAGCATATACCGCCTGGCCAGTGCAGCCCGGTTCAATTTTATCTTTGGGGGAGCCTGTCCATCGCGCTGCTCCAGCAGGCGGCGAAGTTCGTCCCGGATTTCTGGTGTGTTAGGAGCCAGTTCGAAAGCCCGCTCCATCTGGGAGACTGCTTCATGAATATCGCCTTGCGCTTCGTAACTATGGGCAAGTCCTACGTAAGCAAAAGCGTATTCTGGATCACTGAGGAGCAGGCGGCGGAAGATCTCTGTGGCGGCTCGGAAATCTCTGGCCTGAAGATAGGCTTCGCCCATCACGCGATAGGTCTCAATGTGCTTGGGGTAGCGTTGGAGGATGTGGCGGCAGATCGCAATGGCTTGGGCGTGCGCACCAGTCCGCGCCAATTCGCGGGCTTCATTGCAGTAAGAGTGCAGTGGTACCCTGGGCATTGGCCGCTCCTTTTTTCTTATGACTTGCAAAGACATCAAGGGCTATGATCCGGCAATGCAGGCCGCATTCGAACACTTCTATTATGCATTGATTTCAGCGAGATGTCAACACTACGCCACCCTGTCCTTCGAATCGCAGAACCGTTTTTGGATTACCCCCGGATGGCTGAGATCTTACCGATGGTTGCGATGCACTATGGTCGCGGAATTGGAATATCGAACCCTCACCAATGCCCCTGAGCCCATACTTGCACCGAAGCCAATAAGCGTATATAATAATTGGAGAACCGAAAAACACTTCACTGGCGAGGGTATCTGATTTTTACACGCATCTCTCCTGGCTTATGCTCATCATTTCTTCTGCTGGTCTGCGAGGGAGAAGGTAAAGATGGCACTGGAGTTGAAACCCGGCATGAGAGTGAAGGTCAAACCAGGGAGGCCTTTTGCGGGCCGCGAAGCCGAGATCCTGGAAATAGGGGCCTCCAGGATCACAGTGAGATTATTGCCAGATGGGATGGAAGTCCGCATGCTACTCTACGACGTGGAAGCAGTGGAAGCATTAGAGAAAAAGTCGCAGTAGCCACAAGCATCATTCCACAATTCCGGGCAGTTTTGTTGCATCTGGGCAACCGGCCTGGTTTCTTAATGCCTCAATGATAGGCTGGTTTGCCCCAGGAAATGCAAATGCCTCTAACTCTTCCACCCGAATCCATTTCCACTCCGCGCACCCGATACATTGGGGTGTGCCGCTGAGATACTGACAATGGAATGCATCTAACGTGATGGAAAAGTGAGTGTATGCATGCTTTGTAGTTAGAAGGTGCTGCCTCACTATTACTTCGATGCCCAGTTCCTCCCGCACCTCGCGTGATAGTGCCTCTTCGGGCGTCTCACCAGGTTCCAATTTGCCGCCTGGAAATTCCCACAAACTCCCTAATAACCCCTTGGGTGGGCGGCGATCAATCAATATCTGGTCACCTTTCCAGATCACGCCGGCCACAATATCATAGTGGGGCAGTTTCCTGCGTTTACGGCGTAGTGGCACTTCACCCTGCATATTCATTGCTCGTGCACGACAAATGTCAGCCAATGGGCACCCTTCGCAGCGCGGGGTAGTCGGCGAGCAGATCATGGC contains these protein-coding regions:
- a CDS encoding tetratricopeptide repeat protein translates to MPRVPLHSYCNEARELARTGAHAQAIAICRHILQRYPKHIETYRVMGEAYLQARDFRAATEIFRRLLLSDPEYAFAYVGLAHSYEAQGDIHEAVSQMERAFELAPNTPEIRDELRRLLEQRDGQAPPKIKLNRAALARRYMLSEQYQSALRELQDLVEQEPDRLDLQVMLAEALWRDNARERAADLCRDILEKHPLCLKALLILGEILHSKGEFTAAQAVLARAHPLDPENRMANALFGKQSPLPLTEIEIPRLEWKEPVPQPSPPLGIQAEAAAPPTPGPELPLTEVTAAEPVVEEPKDKMEAVTPMITEPIEEEAPPSLADIYLLKLQENPKDNETRLALARFYRDEGRLSDALAEYRSVAYPTSGQMDAVIADLEALSEAHPEDLEVKELLADVYARAGQLQRALDLYRWLQARVD